A genomic stretch from Vanrija pseudolonga chromosome 6, complete sequence includes:
- the AKR2A gene encoding Ankyrin repeat domain-containing protein 2A, which yields MATAADPFCPAPSGGSLATTFGAGASRLNVVRKPAVRVRQAVRDNNVALLSRLQHKTDLRNTDKSRLTSLAWAALEVNLEVFEWLLIDYGHDDQELSRDAEHNTIFHLLASVAAPPGLSPMAHVLTSDPNFPPRPQTRSSDELRDTALRMTEIYHTLFPFLLDWSNTGGKTALHFAAQADNAAFIALLCDLGADIDLADLQGNTPLHYASAWGNTASVRALLERGASITARNFEGFTASDFAYSHASRAALDSLARDAAEERKARRRDQRAKEREAREREVYEREQWEREQAERDAWEREQHEREQWERERAYEAASESHASHGGESSDVHHHLTAAARLRSASTSTSVTHASGSSGGRSGSRSGSQSGGHSGAYQSAYTSPPDEPPMPPIPPDIAAAAEAAAAARNAALLGSRPATPLDPRQPQASRASATLGPRSPAPNSRSSTPLNHDPALLQQHLPPRSDSRTNRI from the exons atggccacggccgccgaccCATTctgccccgcgccgagcggcgggaGTCTGGCAACGACgtttggcgccggcgcgtcgaggctCAACGTCGTGCGCAAGcccgccgtgcgcgtgcggcAGGCTGTGCGGG ACAAcaacgtcgcgctcctctcGCGCCTGCAGCACAAGACCGACCTGCGTAACACGGACAAGAGCCGCCTCACCTCGCTGGCAtgggcggcgctcgaggtcaaCCTCGAGGTGTTCGAGTGGCTGCTCATCGACTacgggcacgacgaccaggaGCTGTCCCGCGACGCAGAGCACAACACCATCTTCCACCTGCTGGCGAgcgtcgctgcgccgcctggtcTGTCGCCCATGGCACACGTCCTCACGTCCGACCCCAACttcccgccgcgcccacagACGCGCAGCAgtgacgagctgcgcgataCCGCCCTCCGCATGACGGAGATCTACCACACACTcttccccttcctcctcgactGGAGCAACACGGGCGGCAAGACGGCGCTGCACTTTGCCGCGCAGGCGGACAATGCGGCGTTCATCGCGCTTCTGTGTGACCTGGGCGCGGATATCGACCTGGCAGACTTACAGGGCAACACGCCGCTGCACTACGCGTCAGCATGGGGCAACACGGCGAGCGtccgcgcgctgctggagcgCGGGGCAAGCATCACCGCACGCAACTTTGAAGGCTTCACAGCGAGCGACTTTGCATACTCGCACGCAtcccgcgccgcgctcgacagcctcgcgcgcgacgcggcagaggagcgcaaggcgcgccggcgcgaccaGCGCGCGAAAGaacgcgaggcgcgcgaacgcgaggtgtacgagcgcgagcagtgggagcgcgagcaggccgagcgcgacgcgtggGAGCGCGAACAGCACGAGCGGGAACAgtgggagcgcgagcgcgcgtaCGAGGCCGCATCCGAGAGCCACGCGagccacggcggcgagagcagcgacgtgcaccaccaccttaccgccgcggcccgcctccgctccgcgtcgacgagcacgagcgtgacgcacgcctcgggctcgtcgggcggGCGTAGCGGCTCGCGCTCCGGCTCCCAGTCGGGCGGCCACTCGGGCGCCTACCAGTCGGCATACACGTCCCCGCCGGACGAGCCCCCCATGCCCCCCATCCCGCCTGacattgctgctgccgccgaggctgcagcggccgcgcgcaacgccgcgctgctTGGCTCCCGGCCTGCGACGCCGCTCGACCCCCGCCAGCCCCAGGCGAGCCGCGCAAGCGCCACCCTcggccctcgctcgcccgcgcccaaCTCGCGCTCCAGCACCCCACTCAACCACGACCCCGCGCTCCTCCAGCAACACCTCCCACCCCGCAGCGACAGCCGCACCAACCGCATTTAA
- the PEX13 gene encoding Peroxisomal membrane protein PEX13: MSSLPPRPKPWETKAASSPAVATTSTAAAAAAPTVPASAFDSAVATSSSTAPALPDRPAGLGTEAGAMVPAGGYGTGAYGNRYGTTGYGMSSMSPYGGGYGGGLGGYGGMSSYSSPYSRMGGYGGMGGYGSYGGMGGYGGYGGMGGYGVGGMGVPGEGYPPNLTASMQQSTAPAFAVIESLVTAFTSLAQLIESTYMATHSSFFAMVGVADQLGSLKTYLGQVLGVFSILRLGRRLINWLRGKKNGPPEGWANEWSAALNDAGLPGGPNAPRPSAKPLILFLLSAVGLPWLMSRLVKLLIANQQAQAAAAGNLQPLDANGNIDPTKLTFARARWEFRPSEEWELALTPDEIVAVLEMREGQNGAQGWWRGRTRDGRTGWFPGNYVEVIKKPYALHRLSVLGALLVLPLVLSFVLAIAIAAVVTRAICTDDADAPTPAARQRAAVRPLAFTSPAAWARVQQRARDEAAGIAFASVHGLDDPTVAARLDAVLTLIRQSFILPWYQRISPSPAFPDSIESTIRFALGEVGRSAEAVDWPTVVVSRILPIVTEHFQHYRSIEHLSSSIAGASTTTSLPLPLPRASHPALAPLRNSAPETNLPSIEEHFRDHVTRALKVLLPAKEQTEVVNIIVREVVLGAVLMPVFSMLCDSDFWNRQINEQGGRYLREKKQVSKVLSALSTVPISPVSAKGSTPRRQATASITVQSTTKQFDEFMRSIPKLKTLGEARRLRADVDRELRTARGALKRAAGENEERREKATRRAERYIHRLERARTHIDRRIVALSGGAPVLSPRTSVYPGTSDSPLAGKYKANLYGILSDPSSLAFWLEYMERRGRSHLVQFWLTVEGFKDPLEASGQDLALTLANEDGEPRKGNNDNTIGDDISFLYSTYFSTLDHKINVPSKLVLEIAELSSQTGPLSPQDVKRGKKAVFEAQKAVYDQMDDEDWPAFQKSELYLKAVADLKNNTAPRVNRAARASSHSPLGTPTTQTASLMPPDQRSQRRASDVSSPTAQRRPYLVNGNFAPAPVSVAASTSTAAPTFDRPISSASPLVTTPLIMTTPPPPMIHRRSTHLDLLFGVEDDAAASEERNPLFADDGDDDDEEALLEAQRIEAIQAALNEIIASDDMTSSQTLLPPVTPPEIDTDPLNSPSASLILESPDKLDTSASLIIEPSQKHPLAGSKLTSRSAEDLKAPGSMAERPLLGRGKSQQDASAARKRIYRRGSFGDAPNHRQSKSIFDDSLFDEAVETTSILDPDLDDKDHDKVRLAAPGDMQLSIDIGRLKSKIRELAEQDAILESLIRQAELTGNQKELKLLRKSQSSLQREKRTAEFQKSQYEQQEEANRLVPGRTHVSIPSTVVVDDEHDMMRQVVRYQVEIRQVGDDGRTLLSWVVLHRYNEFWELDRAIRDWAAHAGNWRLTDDLRNKVVEIPGKRLVPSISSSFVESRRAGLEKYLQSLLTSAPICDGYLLRNFLSLSSGADASAAHALSNNITAQNIVKTLYKTVASSLDDQLVPSMLDLMSQSLQRQISEVAVAGGRVAEPLAGYMPTALKAGVAGVAAPWMKHDARTPSVTVTADHAMGEAPELPTTSALPVTLQPLEGESATGSFTTPICDLFIEVFDLKENNWLRRQAIVIILQQILGGTIERKFRDTFRQLTSPESVDRLLGGFQNNMWPGGV; this comes from the exons atGTCCTCCCTCCCACCCAGGCCAAAACCTTGGGAGACAAAAGCCGCGTCTTCGCCGGCAGTAGCGACCACATCCACCGCggcagccgctgccgcgccgaCTGTGCCGGCCAGCGCGTTCGACAGCGCggtcgcgacgagcagctcgaccgcgccggcaCTGCCTGACCGGCCGGCGGGCCTCGGCACTGAGGCAGGCGCGATGGTCCCTGCGGGTG GCTACGGCACAGGCGCATACGGAAACCGCTACGGGACCACAGGCTACGGCATGTCGTCCATGTCGCCCTACGGCGGCGGatacggcggcgggctcggcgggtACGGCGGCATGTCGTCCTACTCGTCGCCGTACTCGCGTATGGGGGGCtacggcggcatgggcggctACGGGTCGTACGGCGGCATGGGGGGATACGGTGGCTACGGGGGTATGGGAGGGTACGGTGTCGGTGGGATGGGCGTGCCCGGCGAG GGCTACCCCCCAAACCTCACGGCGTCGATGCAGCAATCGACGGCCCCGGCGTTCGCGGTGATCGAATCTCTTGTTACCGCGTTCACAtccctcgcccagctcatcGAGTCGACGTACATGGCCACCCACTCGTCCTTCTTCGCCATGGTCGGCGTGGCCGACCAGCTGGGCAGCCTTAAAACGTACCTGGGCCAGGTGCTCGGCGTGTTTTCCAttctccgcctcggcagaCGGCTCATCAACTGGCTGCGAGGCAAGAAGAATGGCCCGCCCGAGGGCTGGGCCAACGAGTGGTCGGCCGCACTCAACGACGCGGGCCTGCCAGGCGGACCAAACGCACCGCGCCCCTCGGCAAAGCCACTCATCCTCTTCCTGCTGTCGGCTGTCGGCCTTCCTTGGCTCATGAGCAGACTGGTCAAGCTGCTTATCGCCAAccagcaggcgcaggccgccgccgccggcaacctCCAGCCtctcgacgccaacggcaacaTTGACCCCACCAAGCTCACGTTTGCGCGTGCACGCTGGGAGTTCCGCCCCAGCGAGGAGTGGGAGCTCGCACTCACGCCCGACGAGAttgtcgccgtgctcgagatGCGCGAGGGACAGAACGGCGCCCAGGGATGGTGGCGCGGACgcacgcgcgacggccgcacCGGCTGGTTCCCCGGCAACTATGTCGAGGTTATCAAGAAGC CGTACGCGCTCCACCGGCTGtccgtgctcggcgcgctcctcgtacTCCCGCTCGTTCTCAGCTTTGTGCTGgccatcgccatcgcggccgtcgtcaccAGGGCGATCTGCACtgacgatgccgacgcaCCGACCCCCGCTGCGCGCCAGCGGGCCGCTGTGCGTCCTTTGGCCTTtacgtcgccggcggcatgggcgcgCGTGCAACAGCGGgcccgcgacgaggccgccggcatcGCATTCGCCAGCGTGCATGGGCTCGACGACCCGACCGTCGCGGcacgcctcgacgccgtcctaACCCTCATCCGCCAGAGCTTCATCCTGCCGTGGTACCAACGTATCTCGCCATCGCCCGCCTTCCCCGACTCGATCGAGAGCACGATCCGctttgcgctcggcgaggtcggccgctcggccgaggcggtcgactGGCCCACGGTCGTCGTGTCCCGCATCCTGCCTATTGTCACGGAGCACTTTCAGCACTATCGCAGCATCGAGCACCTGAGCTCGAGTatcgccggcgcgtcgacgaccacctcgctGCCCCTCCCGTTGCCCCGTGCATCGcaccccgccctcgcgccgctgcgcaaCTCGGCGCCAGAGACCAACCTCCCTTCGATCGAGGAGCACTTTCGCGACCACGTCACCCGCGCATTGAAAGTGCTCCTGCCGGCAAAGGAGCAGACCGAGGTGGTGAACATCATTGTGCGCGAGGtggtcctcggcgcggtcctCATGCCAGTGTTCAGCATGCTCTGCGACAGCGACTTTTGGAACAGGCAGATCAACGAGCAGGGTGGGAGATATCTCCGGGAAAA GAAGCAGGTCAGCAAGGTGTTGTCTGCACTCTCGACGGTGCCCATCTCGCCCGTATCTGCCAAGGGGTCGACGCCACGGAGACAAGCCACGGCGTCGATCACGGTACAGTCGACGACCAAGCAGTTTGACGAGTTTATGCGGTCGATTCCCAAGCTCAAGACGCTGGGCGAGGCACGCAGgttgcgcgccgacgtcgatcGCGAGCTGCGTACCGCGCGTGGGGCGCTGAAGCGTGCCGCTGGTGAAAATGAGGAACGCAGGGAGAAGGCCACGCGCAGGGCGGAGCGCTACATTCATCGTTTGGAAcgagcacgcacgcacatcGACAGGCGGATCGTTGCGCTCTCGGGCGGCGCCCCAGTGTTGTCGCCCAGAACAAGCGTGTACCCAGGGACAAGCGACTCGCCTCTGGCCGGCAAGTACAAGGCCAACCTGTATGGGATTCTCTCCGAtccgtcgtcgctcgccttCTGGCTCGAGTACATGGAGCGCAGGGGCCGGTCACACCTCGTGCAGTTCTGGTTAACAGTTGAAGGGTTCAAGGACCCGCTGGAAGCCTCGGGCCAGGACCTCGCGTTGACATTGGccaacgaggacggcgaaCCGCGCAAGggcaacaacgacaacacgATCGGCGACGATATCTCGTTCCTTTACTCGACCTACTTCTCCACGCTCGACCACAAGATCAACGTGCCATCCAAGCTGGTGTTGGAGATTGCCGAGCTGTCGTCCCAGACCGGGCCGCTGTCCCCCCAAGACGTGAAGCGGGGGAAGAAGGCCGTTTTTGAGGCCCAAAAGGCTGTGTACGACcagatggacgacgaggactggCCCGCGTTCCAAAAGAGCGAGCTGTATCTCAAGGCTGTGGCCGATTTGAAGAACAACACGGCGCCAAGAGTGAACAGAGCGGCCAGAGCGAGTTCCCACAGCCCGCTCGgcacaccgacgacgcagacggcTAGCCTCATGCCCCCGGATCAGCGTAGCcagcggcgggcgtcggACGTGTCATCGCCAacggcgcagcgcaggcCATACCTTGTCAACGGCAACTTTGCCCCTGCTCCCGTGTCAGTCGCTGCGTCGACATctaccgccgcgccgacattTGACAGGCCCATA TCATCGGCTTCCCCGCTAGTGACGACACCGCTGATCatgaccacgccgccgcccccgatGATCCACCGCCGGTCGACCCATCTTGACTTGTTGTTTGGCGTGGAGGATGATGCCGCAGCAAGCGAGGAGCGCAACCCGCTGTTCGcagacgatggcgacgacgatgacgaagAGGCGCTTCTTGAGGCACAGCGCATCGAGGCCATCCAGGCGGCGTTAAACGAGATCATCGCGTCCGACGACATGACCTCGAGCCAGACCCTCCTGCCGCCAGTTACCCCGCCAGAGATTGACACGGATCCGCTCAACTCGCCATCAGCTTCGCTGATCCTTGAGTCACCAGACAAGCTCGACACCTCTGCGTCCCTCATCATCGAGCCTAGCCAGAAACACCCTCTGGCTGGGAGCAAGCTCACTTCACGGAGTGCTGAAGACTTGAAGGCGCCTGGTAGCATGGCTGAGAGGCCATTGCTTGGCAGAGGCAAGTCGCAGCAGGACGCCTCGGCAGCTCGTAAACGGATATACCGCCGTGGCAGCTTTGGCGATGCCCCCAACCACCGACAGAGCAAAAGCATCTTTGACGACTCGCTGTTTGACGAGGCTGTGGAGACGACTTCGATTCTTGACCCTGACCTTGACGACAAGGACCATGACAAGGTCCGCCTTGCTGCGCCAGGCGACATGCAGCTGTCGATCGACATTGGGCGGTTGAAGAGCAAGATTCGCGAGCTGGCCGAACAGGACGCCATCCTCGAGTCACTCATCCGTCAGGCCGAGCTCACGGGTAATCAAAAGGAACTCAAGCTCCTTCGCAAGTCACAGTCTTCGCTGCAGAGGGAGAAGCGCACCGCCGAGTTTCAAAAGTCGCAGTATGAGCAGCAGGAAGAGGCCAACAGGCTTGTACCCGGCCGCACGCACGTGTCGATCCCGAGCACTGTTGTTGTGGACGACGAACATGACATGATGCGCCAGGTTGTGCGATACCAGGTGGAGATTCGGCAGGTCGGAGACGACGGCCGGACGCTGCTGTCATGGGTTGTGCTCCACCGCTACAACGAGTTCTGGGAGCTTGACCGGGCTATTCGCGACTGGGCGGCGCACGCTGGCAACTGGAGGCTCACAGACGACCTGCGCaacaaggtcgtcgagatTCCCGGGAAACGCCTGGTGCCGAGTATCTCGTCGAGCTTTGTCGAGTCGCGTCGGGCGGGTCTGGAGAAATACCTTCAGTCGCTGTTGACCTCTGCCCCCATCTGCGACGGCTACCTCCTGCGCAACTTTTTGTCACTGTCGAGCGGGGCCGACGCATCCGCGGCCCACGCCCTGTCCAACAACATCACGGCGCAGAACATTGTCAAGACGCTGTACAAAActgtcgcgtcgtcgctcgacgaccagcTCGTCCCGTCCATGCTCGACCTCATGTCGCAGTCGCTCCAGCGGCAAATCTCCGAGGTGGCTGTGGCTGGtgggcgcgtcgccgagcctcTTGCAGGGTACATGCCGACGGCTCTCAaagccggcgtcgctggtGTTGCCGCACCGTGGATGAAGCACGACGCGAGGACACCCAGCGTGACGGTGACTGCAGACCACGCCATGGGCGAGGCACCCGAGCTCCCTACGACGTCGGCCCTGCCCGTGACGCTGCAGCCGCTGGAGGGCGAATCGGCCACAGGCTCATTCACCACGCCAATCTGCGACCTCTTCATCGAGGTATTCGACCTCAAGGAGAACAACTGGTTGCGACGACAAGCCATCGTCATCATCCTGCAGCAGATTCTCGGCGGCACGATTGAGCGCAAGTTTCGCGACACGTTCCGGCAACTTACGTCGCCCGAAAGTGTTGACCGTCTGCTGGGCGGTTTCCAGAACAACATGTGGCCCGGCGGG GTCTAA
- the vps35 gene encoding Vacuolar protein sorting-associated protein 35 → MSAPEDPKILADALNVVKVQTVQLKRCLEQEEIMEALKAASTMLSELRTSSLSPKQYYELYMSVFDSLRHLSTYLYEAHVDGKHHLADLYELVQYAGNIVPRLYLMITVGSVYMSIPDAPVREIMKDMLEMARGVQHPTRGLFLRHYLSGQTRDFLPVGNDDGPGGNLQDSIGFVLTNFIEMNKLWVRLQHQGHSREREKREMERRDLRILVGTNLVRLSQLEGVDVDMYKNTILPAVLEQVVNCKDVIAQEYLMEVVIQVFPEDFHLHTLTPFLSATAQLHPRVNIKQIVIALIDRLAAYAAREAENEDPEEKRKEEEEAAKRLAEKVKGIRLNSSQPLEIKDDEDEAPKPAEASEWAGDDKEEKKENGTVEGGEEGEKKEEGDEAKVVAEAPAPAEEKKPKTFRGIPEDARLFEVFWQQIVELIKARPDLSIQDITALFVSLANLSLSCYPDRLENIDQILSYATIKVREFQQSPDLHAPQTTANLLALLLSPIQSYLSVLTVLAIPSYTPLLAAQPYSTRAAIGHAVVSSVLKNNTLIETTSDVEGVLGLCAVLVRDQRDSTPGGPAARRQQVDLREMAEEQGWVARMVHLFHSDDLQTQFELLQTAHKQLQEGGERIRWTFPPLIASSIQLARRFKARRADEKDWETRVSSLFKFIHRLISILYTKVEAPETCLRLFLLAGQVADDCGLEELTYEFFVQAFVIYEESISESRAQLQAITGIISTLQTSRVFGADNYDTLITKAALHGSKLLKKSHQATAVLYASHMWWQSERDGDSDSVNAKPPLRDGKRVLECLQKSLRIATGCIDELTSVQLYVDALDRYIYYFEQGVEAVTPKYINSLVELITSNIDAVHSNDVHPSSASPPGLVDGVNSPDLIVKHFKNTLRYIQSKQAQHAARGNDEPAEGEDDEDAKPVDWSAVDVVGGSLKMGLAA, encoded by the exons CCGGCACCTCAGCACGTATTTATACGAGGCGCATGTGGATGGCAAACACCACCTGGCCGACTTGTACGAGCTGGTCCA ATACGCCGGTAACATTGTCCCCCGCCTCTACCTCATGATCACGGTCGGCTCGGTCTACATGTCGATTCCCGACGCCCCTGTCCGCGAGATTATGAAGGACATGCTCGAGATGGCCCGCGGTGTACAGCACCCTACCCGCGGCCTCTTCCTCCGTCACTACCTCTCTGGTCAGACGCGCGACTTCTTACCTGTTGGCAACGATGATGG CCCCGGAGGTAACCTCCAAGACTCGATCGGGTTCGTCCTCACCAACTTTATCGAGATGAACAAGCTCTGGGTTCGCCTCCAGCACCAGGGCCACtctcgcgagcgcgagaagcgTGAGAtggagcgccgcgacctccGCATCCTGGTTGGCACCAACCTCGTCCGCTTGtcgcagctcgagggcgtcgacgtcgacatgtACAAGAACACGATTCTGCCAGCGGTCCTTGAGCAGGTCGTCAACTGCAAGGACGTGATTGCGCAAGAGTACCTCATGGAGGTTGTGATCCAGGTCTTCCCCGAGGACTTCCACTTGCACACTCTCACGCCATTCCTCTCGGCCACAGCCCAGCTCCACCCACGTGTCAACATCAAGCAGATTGTCATTGCGCTGATCGACCGTCTGGCCGCGTATGCCGCCCGCGAGGCGGAGAACGAGGACCCAGAGGAGAAGCGCaaagaggaggaagaggcggCCAAGCGGCTGGCCGAGAAGGTCAAGGGTATCCGTCTCAACAGCTCGCAGCCGCTCGAGATcaaggatgacgaggacgaggcgcccaagccagccgaggcgagcgaaTGGGCCGgggacgacaaggaggagaagaaggagaacGGCACCGTGgagggtggtgaggagggagagaagaaggaggagggcgacgaggccaaggtcgttgccgaggcgccggcaccagcagaggagaagaagcccaAGACGTTCCGCGGCATCCCCGAGGACGCTCGGCTGTTCGAGGTGTTCTGGCAGCAGATTgtcgagctcatcaaggCCCGCCCCGACCTCTCGATCCAGGACATTACCGCCCTGTTCGTGTCGCTCGCCAACCTGTCGCTCAGCTGCTACCccgaccgcctcgagaaCATTGACCAGATCCTCTCGTACGCCACGATCAAGGTGCGCGAGTTCCAGCAGAGCCCCGACCTGCACGCACCGCAGACGACGGCCAACCTGCTGGCACTGCTGCTCTCGCCCATCCAGTCGTACCTCTCGGTCTTGACTGTCCTCGCCATTCCATCCTACACCCCTCTGCTGGCCGCCCAGCCGTacagcacgcgcgcggctATTGGCCACGCTGTCGTGTCCTCTGTTCTCAAGAACAACACGCTCATCGAGACAACGTCGGatgtcgagggcgtgctgggcctctgcgccgtgctcgtccgCGACCAGCGCGACTCGACACCCGGCGGCCCTGCAGCACGGAGGCAGCAGGTTGACCTgcgcgagatggccgaggagcagggcTGGGTCGCCCGTATGGTCCACCTGTTCCACTCGGACGACTTGCAGACGCAGTTTGAGCTGCTCCAGACCGCCCACAAGCAGCTgcaggagggcggcgagcggatACGCTGGACCTTCCCGCCACTCATCGCCAGCAGCATCCAGCTGGCCCGGCGGTTcaaggcgcgccgcgccgacgaaAAGGACTGGGAGACGCGCGTGTCGTCACTGTTCAAGTTTATCCACCGCCTCATCTCGATCCTGTACACAAAGGTCGAGGCCCCGGAGACTTGCCTGCGGCTATTCCTCCTCGCTGGCCAGGTCGCAGACGACTGTGGTCTCGAGGAGCTCACCTACGAGTTCTTTGTCCAAGCCTTTGTCATTTACGAGGAGTCGATTTCGGAATCTCGCGCCCAGCTCCAGGCCATCACCGGCATCATCAGCACTCTGCAGACAAGTCGCGTGTTTGGTGCCGACAATTACGACACGCTGATCACCAAGGCGGCGCTACACGGATCCAAGCTGCTCAAGAAGAGCCACCAGGCGACGGCCGTGCTGTACGCTTCGCACATGTGGTGGCAGTCGgagcgcgatggcgacagcgacagcgtgAATGCCAAGCCGCCCCTCCGCGACGGcaagcgcgtgctcgagtgCCTGCAAAAGTCGCTGCGCATCGCGACTGGCTGCATCGACGAGCTTACGTCTGTCCAACTCTACGTCGACGCTCTTGACCGCTACATCTACTACTTTGAGCAGGGTGTCGAGGCGGTCACGCCAAAGTACATCAACTCGCTGGTCGAGCTTATTACCAGCAACATTGATGCGGTGCACTCGAACGACGTGCACCCGAGCAGtgcctcgccgcctggccTGGTCGACGGGGTCAACTCGCCCGACCTTATTGTCAAGCACTTTAAGAACACGCTGCGGTACATTCAGAGCAAGCAGGCGCAACACGCTGCGCGGGGCAACGACGAGcctgccgagggcgaggacgacgaggacgcaAAACCAGTCGACTGGAGTGCCGTCGATGTAGTCGGCGGAAGCCTCAAGATGGGCCTGGCGGCGTAG